The genomic region TCGATACGCTGGAACGAGTGACGGTCAAGCGCTGGGGTATGCAGCGGTAATTCTGTGGCGTTGCGGCTGGCCTCATCGCGAGCAGGCTCACTCCTACAAGGGATCTGCGTAGGACACAAAATCTGTAGACACTGGAGATCAAATGTAGGAGTGAGCCTGCTCGCGATGGCGTCAGTGATGCCACCGCAATACTTGAAGGATGTTTGCTAGCATTGCGCTCAGATCAATCCTGATCAGCCATGAGTGCTCAGCATGCAACTCCCGGACATGAACCTTCTGGTCGCCCTCGACGCCTTGCTCGACGAGGGCAGTGTGGTCGGCGCTGCACGGCGGATGAACCTCAGCCCGGCGGCGATGAGCCGCACGCTGACGCGAATCCGCGAAGCTATCGGCGATCCGATTCTGGTGCGAGCCGGTCGGGGTCTGGTGCCAACGCCCAAAGCCTTGGAATTACGCGAGCAGGTGCGCGACGTGGTCGAGCAGGCCGCGCTGTTGTTCCGCTCCGCCGACACCGTGGAGCTGGGCACGCTGCGCCGGCGCTTCAGCATCCGCGCCAATGATTTCTTCATCGGTGTCTACGGCGGCAAGCTATTCGACACCCTCGATCAACTGGCGCCGCACTGCGAGTTGCGTTTCGTTCCGGAAGGCGATGGCGATGATGAAGCCCTGCGAGAAGGGCGCATCGATCTGAGCGTCAGCAACACCCGCCCCGTCACCCCTGAAGTCAAAGTGCAGAACCTCTTCTCGACGCACTTCGTGGGACTGGTGCGCGAAGATCATCCATTGCTCGACGGTGAAATCACTGCCGAGCGCTACGCCGGGTTTTCCCACATCAGCATGTCGCGCCGCGGCATCGCGCGCGGTCCTATTGATACCGCGCTGAATGCGCTGGGTCTGGAGCGGCGCGTCGCGGTGATCGCGCCGAGTTTCCATGCGGCAATGTTTGCCTTGCCGGATTCCGACCTGATCCTGCCAGTGCCCAAAGAGGCGTTGCTCAGCGTGCGTCGCCTGGGTTTGAAACTGCGCTCATTCGACCTGCCGATCCCGTTGCCGACGCTGATGCTGACCCAGGCCTGGCACCCGCGCTTCGACAAGGATCCGGCGCATCGCTGGCTGCGCGAAACCCTCAAGGCTTGCTGCGACGAAACGTGGCTGGCTGCACAACCCTAAGATCAAAAGATCGCAGCCTTCGGCAGCTCCTACATTGAAATGCATATCCCTGTAGGAGCTGCCGAAGGCTGCGATCTTTTGCTTTTAACAATTGCGTCTGACGCACTTATAACCTGCCAATAAGTCAATTTTCGTCATTGCCAAGCCCGACTAAGATGCTCCGGTATTTTTCCCTCCGGAGTGTGTATTCATGACATCCCTGTCGGCGGCAGCGCCCATCGCTGCGGCCAGCCCGGCGAAGGCGGCGACGCCACCGGTGTTCGGGGCGCGGATCATCATCGGCCTGGTCGGCGTGCTGCTGGCGGTGCTGGTGTCGGGCCTCAACGAGATGGTCACCAAGGTGGCCCTGGCCGACATCCGTGGCGCGCTGAGCATCGGTTACGACGAAGGCACCTGGCTGGTCGCCAGCTACACCGCCACTTCGGTCGCGGCCATGGCCTTCGCGCCGTGGTGTTCGGTGACCTTCTCGCTGCGCCGCTTCACCCTCTGCGCGATCGGTCTGTTCACGCTACTCGGCGTGCTGTGTCCATTCGCGCCGAATTACGAAAGTCTACTGCTGATGCGCATCCTGCAAGGTCTGGCCGGCGGTGCGTTACCGCCGATGTTGATGACCGTCGCCCTGCGCTTTTTGCCGGCCAACATCAAACTCTATGGCCTGGCCGGCTACGCGCTGACGGCGACATTCGGCCCCGGTCTCGGCACACCGCTGGCTGGTTTGTGGACGGAGTACGTCGGTTGGCAATGGACGTTCTGGCAAATCATCGTGCCTTGCCTGATCGCCATGGCGATGGTCGCGTGGGGCATTCCGCAGGACCCGCTGCGTTTGGAACGCCTCAGATCGTTCAACTGGAAAGGTCTGCTGCTGGGCTTTCCAGCGATCTGCATGTTGGTGATCGGTTTGTTGCAGGGCAATCGGCTGGACTGGTTCGAGTCGAGCCTGATCTGTGGATTGCTCGGCGCCGGATCGTTGTTGCTGGTGGCGTTCCTGATCAACGAATGGTCGCAGCCGATTCCGTTTTTCAAATTGCAGATGCTCGGTATCCGTAATCTGTCGTTCGCCTTGATGACCCTGGCCGGTGTGCTCGTGGTGTTGTTGGCGGTGGTGCTGATTCCGTCGAGCTATCTGGCGCAGGTGCAGGGCTATCGTCCGGTGCAGACCGCACCGATCATGCTCATCGCCGCATTGCCGCAACTGATTGCGCTGCCGTTGGTGGCCGCGCTGTGCAACCTGCGCTGGGTCGATTGCCGCTGGGTGCTTGGCATCGGTTTGAGCATGTTGACGCTGTCCTGCCTGGGCGGATCGCTGCTGACTTCAGAATGGATTCGCGACAATTTCTACGTCCTGCAATGGCTGCAGATCTTCGGTCAGCCGATGTCGGTGTTGCCGCTGTTGATGTTGTCCACCGGCAGCATCCAGCCGCAGGACGGGCCGTTCGCCTCCGCGTGGTTCAACACGGTGAAAGGCTTGGCGGCCGTGGTCGCTACCGGGGTGATCGAAGCGCTGACCACCGCGCGTTTGCATTTCCACTCGACCATGCTGGTCGACAGCCTCGGCAATTCGCCGCTGGCCGATCGCAGCGATCCGGGCCTCGCCCATCGCCTGCACGAACAGGCCGTGGTGCTGACCTCTTCCGATCTCTATGTGTGCATGGCCGGCGTCGCGGTGGCGTTGATCCTGCTGATTTTCTGGCTGCCGACGCGGATTTATCCGCCGCGCGCGCCGACCTGATTGCTGCACTGAACAATGAAGGTTTTTATGACGACTCAAGCAAAGCAAAAACTCGCGGTGGCCATCGCCGCCGCACTGGCGGTCG from Pseudomonas tensinigenes harbors:
- a CDS encoding LysR family transcriptional regulator; this translates as MQLPDMNLLVALDALLDEGSVVGAARRMNLSPAAMSRTLTRIREAIGDPILVRAGRGLVPTPKALELREQVRDVVEQAALLFRSADTVELGTLRRRFSIRANDFFIGVYGGKLFDTLDQLAPHCELRFVPEGDGDDEALREGRIDLSVSNTRPVTPEVKVQNLFSTHFVGLVREDHPLLDGEITAERYAGFSHISMSRRGIARGPIDTALNALGLERRVAVIAPSFHAAMFALPDSDLILPVPKEALLSVRRLGLKLRSFDLPIPLPTLMLTQAWHPRFDKDPAHRWLRETLKACCDETWLAAQP
- a CDS encoding MFS transporter — its product is MTSLSAAAPIAAASPAKAATPPVFGARIIIGLVGVLLAVLVSGLNEMVTKVALADIRGALSIGYDEGTWLVASYTATSVAAMAFAPWCSVTFSLRRFTLCAIGLFTLLGVLCPFAPNYESLLLMRILQGLAGGALPPMLMTVALRFLPANIKLYGLAGYALTATFGPGLGTPLAGLWTEYVGWQWTFWQIIVPCLIAMAMVAWGIPQDPLRLERLRSFNWKGLLLGFPAICMLVIGLLQGNRLDWFESSLICGLLGAGSLLLVAFLINEWSQPIPFFKLQMLGIRNLSFALMTLAGVLVVLLAVVLIPSSYLAQVQGYRPVQTAPIMLIAALPQLIALPLVAALCNLRWVDCRWVLGIGLSMLTLSCLGGSLLTSEWIRDNFYVLQWLQIFGQPMSVLPLLMLSTGSIQPQDGPFASAWFNTVKGLAAVVATGVIEALTTARLHFHSTMLVDSLGNSPLADRSDPGLAHRLHEQAVVLTSSDLYVCMAGVAVALILLIFWLPTRIYPPRAPT